One genomic region from Gopherus flavomarginatus isolate rGopFla2 chromosome 20, rGopFla2.mat.asm, whole genome shotgun sequence encodes:
- the BCAM gene encoding basal cell adhesion molecule: MGQSGCLLRGLLLLALIGRPGCLAVVQISVPAQVEVLLGSQVTIPCTHSITGSPDSRLVEWFVTDRDGERRRVAYSEGGRGGVDQGTEYSGHVYMDPDLSLVLPKADVSDERAFSCQVTAGAAGSAEGVAQLRVYEPPEPPELTANPGILSVMERSVSEIATCSSRNANPAPTISWFKDGARLEAPTERNDDMYVVSRSVKEASGLQSVSSTLYLRPSKADKDAQFQCLVQYPLPQGKVGNATSERFSLVLHYFTENVEFMLESPLVIKEGDDVRLQCRGDGQPEPEYIFYRVQASKVMELATKQDGVLILPSVSRANSGTYRCQVLDFDSPPEVQLEKEVTIHVNYLDPLTLHPGRRVTVPLGGDVTLTCSGQGSQPPKLVWRKGKERVAHGGTHTLRSVSYHVAGTYTCEASVPSVPGLQRDQTVQVTVEGKPEMEERPTQHRLPGEGQHIQLTCSAVGHPEPELSWSLPGVKPVVSSTGNRVTSEVTVEVTAALAKSTIWCQARNRFGEARQHFTLEIEPPAATPSSSPPAAGGPEPQGGSGAAVVAVVVCVLLLLLIVGFFYCMQRRGHLPCGAGEKRSLTPKEGGAEDPAVEMKTDKRNEQTGLLGPSGGCGGVDGGHEC, encoded by the exons gCTGCCTGGCCGTGGTGCAGATCTCAGTGCCAGCGCAGGTCGAGGTGCTGCTGGGATCCCAGGTCACCATCCCCTGCACGCACAGTATCACCGGGTCACCTGACAGCCGCCTGGTGGAATGGTTCGTC acgGACCGGGATGGGGAGAGGCGGCGTGTGGCTTACAGCGAGGGAGGCCGCGGGGGGGTGGACCAGGGCACCGAgtactcaggccatgtctacatggaCCCCGATCTCAGCCTGGTTCTGCCGAAGGCCGACGTGAGCGATGAGCGGGCCTTCTCCTGCCAAGTGACAGCAGGGGCCGCAGGCAGCGCCGAGGGGGTGGCCCAGCTCCGGGTGTACG AACCCCCCGAACCCCCGGAGCTCACAGCTAACCCTGGGATCCTGTCCGTGATGGAGCGGTCTGTGTCTGAG ATCGCCACCTGCAGCAGCCGGAATGCCAACCCCGCCCCCACCATCAGCTGGTTCAAGGATGGGGCCCGCCTGGAAGCGCCCACTGAACGCAATGACG ACATGTACGTGGTGTCTCGCTCTGTGAAGGAGGCCTCAGGGCTGCAGTCTGTGTCCAGCACCCTCTATCTGCGCCCCAGCAAGGCCGACAAGGATGCCCAGTTCCAGTGCCTGGTCCAGTACCCGCTGCCCCAGGGGAAGGTGGGCAACGCCACCTCAGAGCGCTTCAGCCTCGTACTGCACT ATTTCACGGAGAACGTGGAGTTCATGCTGGAGTCTCCCCTGGTGATCAAGGAGGGGGACGACGTGAGGCTGCAGTGCCGGGGGGATGGGCAGCCGGAGCCGGAGTACATCTTCTACCGAGTGCAG gcCTCCAAGGTCATGGAACTGGCCACCAAGCAGGACGGGGTCCTGATCCTGCCCAGCGTTTCCAGGGCCAACAGCGGGACCTACCGGTGCCAAGTGCTGGACTTTGACAGCCCCCCTGAGGTGCAGCTGGAGAAGGAGGTGACCATCCACGTCAACT ACCTGGACCCCCTGACCCTGCACCCAGGCAGACGAGTGACAGTGCCCCTGGGTGGAGACGTCACACTCACCTGCTCCGGacagggctcccagccccccaaactgGTGTGGAGGAAG GGTAAGGAGCGAGTGGCTCACGGTGGCACCCACACCCTGCGCTCGGTCTCATACCACGTGGCTGGCACTTACACCTGCGAGGCCTCTGTGCCCAGCGTGCCAGGGCTGCAGCGGGACCAGACTGTCCAGGTTACCGTGGAAG GGAAGCCGGAGATGGAGGAGCGTCCGACCCAGCACCGGCTCCCGGGCgaggggcagcacatccagctGACCTGCTCTGCTGTGGGACACCCTGAGCCAGAGCTCAGCTGGAGCCTGCCTGGGGTgaag CCGGTGGTGAGCAGCACAGGGAACCGGGTGACGAGTGAGGTGACAGTAGAGGTGACGGCAGCGCTGGCCAAGTCCACAATCTGGTGCCAGGCCAGGAACCGGTTCGGGGAGGCCAGGCAGCACTTCACCCTGGAGATCG AACCCCCAGCAGctaccccctcctcttcccccccggcAG cggGGGGTCCTGAGCCCCAGGGTGGCAGTGGCGCTGCGGTTGTGGCTGTCGTGGTCTGTGTCCTGCTGCTTCTGCTCATCGTCGGCTTCTTCTACTGCATGCAGCGCCGGGGACAcctgccctgtggggcaggggagaagagatCACT GACACCCAAGGAGGGCGGTGCAGAGGACCCGGCTGTGGAGATGAAGACGGACAAACGGAACGAGCagacagggctgctgggtccgagcgggggctgtgggggggtcgaCGGGGGTcacgag tgctga